A DNA window from Linepithema humile isolate Giens D197 chromosome 6, Lhum_UNIL_v1.0, whole genome shotgun sequence contains the following coding sequences:
- the Myo61F gene encoding unconventional myosin IC isoform X2, which produces MERGLHERDRAGVQDFVLLEDFRSESAFIDNLRKRFREDLIYTYIGQVLVSVNPYKKLPIYTPETIQYYHRRNFFEAPPHIFALADTAYQSLTKENCDQCILISGESGSGKTEASKKVLEFIAAATGHKKQVEEVNDKLIGSNPVLEAFGNAKTNRNDNSSRFGKYMDVQFDFQGDPVGGNILNYLLEKSRVIHQSPGERNFHIFYQLLAGADDDTLRKLFLKRNLDTFFYLSNGKKGTVDTIDDANQYKEVIRAMKTMEMSQQEQDDLFAIVASVLHMGNVGFTEEDGVATILKPASVDAIAKLLGCDVKRLANAFTHRTINAHGDVVVSPLNRELAIYARDALAKAVYDRLFTWLVTRLNKSLQPQSDPRRKMVMGILDIYGFEIFEKNSFEQFCINFCNEKLQQLFIQLTLKSEQEEYLREGIAWENIEYFNNKIICDLIEEKYKGIISLMDEECLRPGDPTDISFLEKLNVNLNSHPHYISHKKADIQTQKIMGRDEFRLVHYAGDVTYNVRGFLEKNNDLLFRDLREIMSHTTNSITKAVFDVKDLTSKKRPETAITQFKNSLNNLVEILMGKEPSYIRCIKPNDFKMANQFNDKIVLHQVKYLGLMENLRVRRAGFAYRRPYEQFLQRYKCLCSETWPNYHGPAKEGVQVLVCYLGYEREEYRMGNTKLFIRFPKTLFDTEDAFQIKKHDVAAIIQSKWKCILARRRYLKMREAAIIFQKYIRRWHAKRAAQKRRRAVVTIRRFIEGFITREGPPTEINMAFIELAKSQWLIRLSKTLPQGVLNHYWPPCPYSCREASEHLRIMYKRWKARRYRLALSKEDKKHFELKILAESLFKGKKKSYAKSLGPRFITDRLGAEHKALRQSFTSNILSSGEHIKYATPVVKYDRHGYKPRERVLILTENAVYILDTLKTFKLKHRLPYKAIEELVVTGESDNLLIVRIPPELKKDKGDLILEVPHIIEALTKAIDITSNPNILKIVNTESVSHKLVSGKEGVIEVRTGTTAAISKNRQSGHLLVVASP; this is translated from the exons ATGGAGCGCGGATTGCACGAGCGCGACCGAGCCGGTGTTCAGGACTTCGTCCTGCTGGAAGACTTCCGCAGCGAATCCGCCTTTATTGACAATCTGCGCAAACGATTCAGGGAGGATCTTATTTAT ACGTACATCGGCCAGGTACTCGTGTCAGTCAACCCATACAAAAAGCTGCCTATTTATACGCCGGAGACAATACAGTACTATCACAGGAGGAACTTCTTCGAGGCGCCTCCTCACAT ttttgcTCTCGCAGATACTGCCTATCAATCGCTGACGAAGGAAAACTGCGATCAGTGCATCCTGATTTCAG GCGAATCAGGATCCGGGAAAACGGAGGCGTCCAAGAAGGTTTTAGAATTCATCGCGGCTGCTACCGGCCACAAGAAGCAGGTGGAGGAGGTGAATGATAAATTGATCGGCAGCAATCCCGTGCTGGAAGCGTTCGGTAACGCGAAGACCAATCGCAACGACAACTCCTCTCGCTTCGGCAAATACATGGACGTTCAATTTGATTTCCAG GGAGATCCAGTTGGTGGAAATATCCTGAATTATTTGCTGGAGAAATCTCGAGTGATTCACCAGTCACCTGGCGAGCGCAACTTCCATATCTTTTATCAGCTTTTGGCAGGCGCGGACGACGATACACTGCGAAAGCTGTTCTTGAAAAGAAACCTCGACACTTTCTTTTATCTCAGCAACGGT AAGAAAGGCACGGTGGATACTATTGATGACGCCAATCAATACAAGGAGGTCATCCGAGCAATGAAGACAATGGAGATGTCTCAGCAGGAGCAGGATGACCTGTTCGCCATAGTTGCGTCAGTATTGCATATGGGTAATGTGGGTTTCACGGAAGAAGATGGCGTAGCGACAATTTTGAAACCCGCGTCCGTCGACGCTATCGCTAAG TTGTTGGGATGCGACGTGAAGCGACTGGCAAATGCGTTCACTCACCGCACCATAAACGCTCACGGTGACGTGGTGGTTTCACCCTTGAATAGAGAATTAGCTATTTACGCGAGAGACGCGCTAGCCAAGGCTGTGTACGACAGATTATTCACTTGGCTTGTGACTAGACTCAACAAGTCCCTTCAGCCTCAGAGCGATCCTCGGCGTAAAATGGTTATGGGTATTTTGGACATTTATGGTTTCGAAATCTTCGAGAAGAACAG CTTTGAACAGTTCTGCATTAATTTCTGCAACGAGAAATTGCAACAGCTATTCATCCAGCTGACACTGAAGTCGGAGCAGGAAGAGTATCTGCGCGAAGGGATAGCTTGGGAGAACATAgaatatttcaacaataaaattatttgcgacTTGATCGAGGAGAAGTATAAag GAATAATATCGTTGATGGACGAGGAGTGTCTGCGACCTGGCGATCCGACGGACATAAGTTTCTTGGAAAAATTGAATGTAAATCTGAATAGTCATCCACATTACATCAGTCACAAGAAGGCGGATATACAAACGCAGAAAATTATGGGACGAGAT GAATTCAGGTTGGTACATTACGCCGGTGACGTGACGTACAATGTGCGCGGATTCCTCGAGAAGAATAATGATTTGCTATTCCGAGACTTGCGTGAAATCATGTCGCACACGACGAATTCCATCACAAAA GCTGTGTTCGACGTGAAAGATTTAACCAGTAAAAAACGCCCGGAGACCGCCATCACTCAATTCAAGAATAGCTTGAATAATCTGGTCGAAATTCTGATGGGCAAGGAACCGTCTTACATTCGTTGCATCAAACCCAATGATTTCAAAATGGCCA aTCAATTCAACGACAAGATTGTGCTGCATCAAGTGAAGTACTTGGGCCTGATGGAAAATCTGCGAGTGAGGCGCGCTGGTTTCGCGTACCGAAGACCGTACGAGCAGTTCTTACAGCGTTACAAGTGCCTCTGCTCGGAAACCTGGCCGAATTATCATGGCCCGGCCAAAGAGGGCGTGCAAGTGCTCGTGTGTTACCTCGGCTACGAGCGAGAGGAATATAGGATGGGCAA TACAAAACTGTTCATCCGGTTTCCTAAAACGTTATTCGACACGGAAGATGCGTTCCAAATAAAGAAACACGACGTAGCCGCTATTATTCAGAGCAAATGGAAGTGCATATTGGCGAGGAGGAGATACTTGAAGATGCGAGAGGCGGCGATCATTTTCCAGAAATATATTCGCAGGTGGCACGCGAAACGCGCAGCGCAAAAGCGCCGACGCGCGGTTGTTACTATTCGCAG GTTCATTGAAGGTTTCATCACTCGCGAGGGGCCGCCCACCGAAATTAATATGGCATTTATCGAATTGGCGAAATCGCAGTGGCTCATTAGGCTGTCAAAAACACTGCCACAGGGTGTATTAAATCATTACTGGCCACCGTGCCCGTACTCTTGTCGAGAG gCGTCGGAGCATTTGCGTATAATGTACAAGAGATGGAAGGCTCGACGTTACCGATTGGCGTTGAGCAAAGAGGATAAGAAGCACTTCGAGTTGAAGATTCTCGCAGAGTCTCTGTTCAAAGGCAAAAAGAAGTCGTACGCGAAGAGTTTGGGCCCGAGATTCATAACCGATCGTCTCGGCGCGGAGCACAAAGCGTTGCGACAAAGCTTTACCAGTAATATTCTGTCTTCCGGAGAACATATAAAG TACGCCACTCCAGTCGTCAAGTATGATCGACACGGTTACAAGCCACGTGAAAGAGTGCTCATTTTAACGGAGAACGCTGTGTACATCCTCGACACGCTTAAAACCTTTAAGCTTAAGCATCGCTTGCCTTATAAGGCTATCGAGGAGCTGGTCGTCACCGGAGAATCCGATAATCTGCTCATCGTCAGGATACCACccgaattaaaaaaagataag GGCGATTTGATCTTGGAAGTTCCACATATAATAGAAGCTTTAACAAAGGCGATTGATATTACCAGCAATCCGAATATTCTCAAGATCGTTAATACTGAGTC TGTGTCTCACAAGCTAGTCAGTGGTAAAGAAGGAGTAATTGAAGTTAGAACTGGCACTACTGCGGCGATCAGTAAGAATCGACAGAGCGGACACTTATTAGTG GTTGCTTCTCcataa
- the Myo61F gene encoding unconventional myosin IC isoform X1: protein MGAETVDTGGGLSKPAVRLEILNRDRKLPGNMERGLHERDRAGVQDFVLLEDFRSESAFIDNLRKRFREDLIYTYIGQVLVSVNPYKKLPIYTPETIQYYHRRNFFEAPPHIFALADTAYQSLTKENCDQCILISGESGSGKTEASKKVLEFIAAATGHKKQVEEVNDKLIGSNPVLEAFGNAKTNRNDNSSRFGKYMDVQFDFQGDPVGGNILNYLLEKSRVIHQSPGERNFHIFYQLLAGADDDTLRKLFLKRNLDTFFYLSNGKKGTVDTIDDANQYKEVIRAMKTMEMSQQEQDDLFAIVASVLHMGNVGFTEEDGVATILKPASVDAIAKLLGCDVKRLANAFTHRTINAHGDVVVSPLNRELAIYARDALAKAVYDRLFTWLVTRLNKSLQPQSDPRRKMVMGILDIYGFEIFEKNSFEQFCINFCNEKLQQLFIQLTLKSEQEEYLREGIAWENIEYFNNKIICDLIEEKYKGIISLMDEECLRPGDPTDISFLEKLNVNLNSHPHYISHKKADIQTQKIMGRDEFRLVHYAGDVTYNVRGFLEKNNDLLFRDLREIMSHTTNSITKAVFDVKDLTSKKRPETAITQFKNSLNNLVEILMGKEPSYIRCIKPNDFKMANQFNDKIVLHQVKYLGLMENLRVRRAGFAYRRPYEQFLQRYKCLCSETWPNYHGPAKEGVQVLVCYLGYEREEYRMGNTKLFIRFPKTLFDTEDAFQIKKHDVAAIIQSKWKCILARRRYLKMREAAIIFQKYIRRWHAKRAAQKRRRAVVTIRRFIEGFITREGPPTEINMAFIELAKSQWLIRLSKTLPQGVLNHYWPPCPYSCREASEHLRIMYKRWKARRYRLALSKEDKKHFELKILAESLFKGKKKSYAKSLGPRFITDRLGAEHKALRQSFTSNILSSGEHIKYATPVVKYDRHGYKPRERVLILTENAVYILDTLKTFKLKHRLPYKAIEELVVTGESDNLLIVRIPPELKKDKGDLILEVPHIIEALTKAIDITSNPNILKIVNTESVSHKLVSGKEGVIEVRTGTTAAISKNRQSGHLLVVASP, encoded by the exons ATGGG CGCGGAGACAGTTGACACCGGAGGTGGCTTGAGCAAGCCCGCAGTGAGATTGGAAATCCTCAACCGCGATCGGAAATTGCCCGGAAACATGGAGCGCGGATTGCACGAGCGCGACCGAGCCGGTGTTCAGGACTTCGTCCTGCTGGAAGACTTCCGCAGCGAATCCGCCTTTATTGACAATCTGCGCAAACGATTCAGGGAGGATCTTATTTAT ACGTACATCGGCCAGGTACTCGTGTCAGTCAACCCATACAAAAAGCTGCCTATTTATACGCCGGAGACAATACAGTACTATCACAGGAGGAACTTCTTCGAGGCGCCTCCTCACAT ttttgcTCTCGCAGATACTGCCTATCAATCGCTGACGAAGGAAAACTGCGATCAGTGCATCCTGATTTCAG GCGAATCAGGATCCGGGAAAACGGAGGCGTCCAAGAAGGTTTTAGAATTCATCGCGGCTGCTACCGGCCACAAGAAGCAGGTGGAGGAGGTGAATGATAAATTGATCGGCAGCAATCCCGTGCTGGAAGCGTTCGGTAACGCGAAGACCAATCGCAACGACAACTCCTCTCGCTTCGGCAAATACATGGACGTTCAATTTGATTTCCAG GGAGATCCAGTTGGTGGAAATATCCTGAATTATTTGCTGGAGAAATCTCGAGTGATTCACCAGTCACCTGGCGAGCGCAACTTCCATATCTTTTATCAGCTTTTGGCAGGCGCGGACGACGATACACTGCGAAAGCTGTTCTTGAAAAGAAACCTCGACACTTTCTTTTATCTCAGCAACGGT AAGAAAGGCACGGTGGATACTATTGATGACGCCAATCAATACAAGGAGGTCATCCGAGCAATGAAGACAATGGAGATGTCTCAGCAGGAGCAGGATGACCTGTTCGCCATAGTTGCGTCAGTATTGCATATGGGTAATGTGGGTTTCACGGAAGAAGATGGCGTAGCGACAATTTTGAAACCCGCGTCCGTCGACGCTATCGCTAAG TTGTTGGGATGCGACGTGAAGCGACTGGCAAATGCGTTCACTCACCGCACCATAAACGCTCACGGTGACGTGGTGGTTTCACCCTTGAATAGAGAATTAGCTATTTACGCGAGAGACGCGCTAGCCAAGGCTGTGTACGACAGATTATTCACTTGGCTTGTGACTAGACTCAACAAGTCCCTTCAGCCTCAGAGCGATCCTCGGCGTAAAATGGTTATGGGTATTTTGGACATTTATGGTTTCGAAATCTTCGAGAAGAACAG CTTTGAACAGTTCTGCATTAATTTCTGCAACGAGAAATTGCAACAGCTATTCATCCAGCTGACACTGAAGTCGGAGCAGGAAGAGTATCTGCGCGAAGGGATAGCTTGGGAGAACATAgaatatttcaacaataaaattatttgcgacTTGATCGAGGAGAAGTATAAag GAATAATATCGTTGATGGACGAGGAGTGTCTGCGACCTGGCGATCCGACGGACATAAGTTTCTTGGAAAAATTGAATGTAAATCTGAATAGTCATCCACATTACATCAGTCACAAGAAGGCGGATATACAAACGCAGAAAATTATGGGACGAGAT GAATTCAGGTTGGTACATTACGCCGGTGACGTGACGTACAATGTGCGCGGATTCCTCGAGAAGAATAATGATTTGCTATTCCGAGACTTGCGTGAAATCATGTCGCACACGACGAATTCCATCACAAAA GCTGTGTTCGACGTGAAAGATTTAACCAGTAAAAAACGCCCGGAGACCGCCATCACTCAATTCAAGAATAGCTTGAATAATCTGGTCGAAATTCTGATGGGCAAGGAACCGTCTTACATTCGTTGCATCAAACCCAATGATTTCAAAATGGCCA aTCAATTCAACGACAAGATTGTGCTGCATCAAGTGAAGTACTTGGGCCTGATGGAAAATCTGCGAGTGAGGCGCGCTGGTTTCGCGTACCGAAGACCGTACGAGCAGTTCTTACAGCGTTACAAGTGCCTCTGCTCGGAAACCTGGCCGAATTATCATGGCCCGGCCAAAGAGGGCGTGCAAGTGCTCGTGTGTTACCTCGGCTACGAGCGAGAGGAATATAGGATGGGCAA TACAAAACTGTTCATCCGGTTTCCTAAAACGTTATTCGACACGGAAGATGCGTTCCAAATAAAGAAACACGACGTAGCCGCTATTATTCAGAGCAAATGGAAGTGCATATTGGCGAGGAGGAGATACTTGAAGATGCGAGAGGCGGCGATCATTTTCCAGAAATATATTCGCAGGTGGCACGCGAAACGCGCAGCGCAAAAGCGCCGACGCGCGGTTGTTACTATTCGCAG GTTCATTGAAGGTTTCATCACTCGCGAGGGGCCGCCCACCGAAATTAATATGGCATTTATCGAATTGGCGAAATCGCAGTGGCTCATTAGGCTGTCAAAAACACTGCCACAGGGTGTATTAAATCATTACTGGCCACCGTGCCCGTACTCTTGTCGAGAG gCGTCGGAGCATTTGCGTATAATGTACAAGAGATGGAAGGCTCGACGTTACCGATTGGCGTTGAGCAAAGAGGATAAGAAGCACTTCGAGTTGAAGATTCTCGCAGAGTCTCTGTTCAAAGGCAAAAAGAAGTCGTACGCGAAGAGTTTGGGCCCGAGATTCATAACCGATCGTCTCGGCGCGGAGCACAAAGCGTTGCGACAAAGCTTTACCAGTAATATTCTGTCTTCCGGAGAACATATAAAG TACGCCACTCCAGTCGTCAAGTATGATCGACACGGTTACAAGCCACGTGAAAGAGTGCTCATTTTAACGGAGAACGCTGTGTACATCCTCGACACGCTTAAAACCTTTAAGCTTAAGCATCGCTTGCCTTATAAGGCTATCGAGGAGCTGGTCGTCACCGGAGAATCCGATAATCTGCTCATCGTCAGGATACCACccgaattaaaaaaagataag GGCGATTTGATCTTGGAAGTTCCACATATAATAGAAGCTTTAACAAAGGCGATTGATATTACCAGCAATCCGAATATTCTCAAGATCGTTAATACTGAGTC TGTGTCTCACAAGCTAGTCAGTGGTAAAGAAGGAGTAATTGAAGTTAGAACTGGCACTACTGCGGCGATCAGTAAGAATCGACAGAGCGGACACTTATTAGTG GTTGCTTCTCcataa